The Apium graveolens cultivar Ventura chromosome 6, ASM990537v1, whole genome shotgun sequence genome contains a region encoding:
- the LOC141665784 gene encoding uncharacterized protein LOC141665784: protein MAKWEIRLTTYDIMYDRRTVIKSQALADFVADISPSQMTTYEQEFQQPLSRVDTKPWTLYTDGASNMNGTGLGLVLKLPQGDMIDQSICCDFKATNNEAEYKVLIMGLTIAKDMKIKTINVNCDSLLIVNHVKRSYEAKDPKMVVYLEITKRLTNHFDNFIIKQIPRENNVQADALAGLGAVFKGLDLNNIPMVHIMKPSMKRLVLESEIMAIDQYDDSISEDADSWIKIYKDNLELGTRPRNNNEARILRMNVSRFTNIDGELFKKSSTGY from the coding sequence ATGGCAAAATGGGAAATACGTCTAACTACCTATGATATCATGTATGACAGAAGGACTGTAATCAAATCACAAGCCTTAGCTGACTTTGTGGCTGATATTAGTCCAAGCCAAATGACGACTTATGAGCAAGAATTTCAACAACCTCTCTCAAGAGTAGACACAAAGCCTTGGACATTGTACACAGATGGGGCGTCGAATATGAATGGAACAGGATTGGGACTTGTCCTCAAATTGCCACAGGGGGATATGATAGATCAATCAATATGTTGCGACTTTAAAGCTACAAACAATGAAGCTGAGTATAAGGTACTAATCATGGGACTCACAATTGCTAAAGACATGAAGATCAAAACTATTAACGTCAATTGTGATTCGTTGCTCATTGTTAATCACGTCAAGAGATCTTATGAAGCCAAAGATCCCAAGATGGTCGTATACCTGGAAATAACCAAAAGATTAACAAATCACTTTGACAACTTTATCATAAAACAGATTCCAAGAGAAAATAATGTACAAGCTGATGCATTAGCCGGCTTGGGAGCTGTGTTCAAGGGGTTAGACTTAAACAACATCCCAATGGTCCATATCATGAAGCCTTCTATGAAAAGACTGGTTCTTGAATCAGAAATAATGGCTATTGATCAATATGACGATAGTATCAGTGAAGATGCAGACAGCTGGATTAAGATATACAAGGACAATTTGGAGCTTGGAACAAGACCGAGAAACAATAATGAAGCAAGGATCCTCAGAATGAATGTCTCAAGGTTTACGAACATAGATGGGGAATTATTCAAAAAATCCTCTACGGGGTACTAA
- the LOC141665785 gene encoding uncharacterized protein LOC141665785 yields MQFSSSRVFEKTTSDLYKIVQQNREPLRDYLTRFNREKVTITNCDVPMAIEAFKRGLERESPSYEELTKYPCRMMDDVQAKAMAQVRLEEGRMEDDEKYYKPSRKITIPRSREYKPYTRPVRDEVYVNSTRESNEWKMEERSDWRKDPNLPPTYDSYGFTITPSTMMKKFTKLGGIVKWPVKSNKPKANPDSKLWCDYHGDYIYKAYNCVALRKELQLLTKKGYLTEFMTSKKAAYVRKDVSPRRDNVTPMRQPPPPSHHKVINFIAGGSEIWGSTYSQAKRVSIDTNILVTQVGVGNDSLPSLMFDESDKRNIRESQQYGLVISLYVGNCLIKRILVDNGSASNIMMLSTLTQMGLAESDMIKKSTTLVGFSGEIKRTLGEITLPTYAQGVNLLENFIIDVDST; encoded by the coding sequence ATGCAATTTTCCAGCAGCCGGGTATTCGAAAAAACCACCAGCGACTTATACAAGATTGTCCAACAAAATAGGGAGCCATTGCGTGATTACTTGACACGATTCAACAGAGAAAAAGTGACCATCACCAACTGTGATGTCCCTATGGCTATTGAAGCATTCAAAAGGGGGTTAGAACGGGAATCTCCGTCATATGAAGAGCTAACAAAATACCCTTGCAGAATGATGGATGACGTGCAAGCCAAAGCTATGGCACAAGTGAGATTGGAAGAAGGCAGAATGGAAGATGACGAGAAGTATTACAAACCATCAAGAAAGATTACGATACCAAGATCTAGAGAATACAAGCCGTATACAAGACCTGTCAGGGATGAAGTCTATGTTAACTCGACACGAGAATCTAATGAGTGGAAAATGGAGGAACGCAGCGACTGGAGAAAGGACCCTAACCTGCCACCAACTTATGACAGTTATGGCTTCACGATAACACCTTCAACCATGATGAAGAAGTTCACCAAGTTGGGAGGTATAGTCAAATGGCCAGTAAAGAGCAACAAGCCTAAAGCAAACCCGGATTCCAAACTATGGTGCGACTATCATGGAGACTACATATATAAGGCCTATAACTGTGTGGCTTTGCGAAAAGAACTACAATTACTAACCAAGAAAGGATATCTCACAGAGTTTATGACGTCAAAGAAGGCTGCTTATGTGAGGAAGGACGTATCACCTAGAAGGGATAACGTGACACCAATGAGACAACCACCACCTCCATCACATCACAAAGTGATTAACTTCATTGCAGGTGGATCAGAGATATGGGGATCAACATATTCACAAGCCAAAAGAGTATCAATAGATACGAATATACTAGTTACACAAGTGGGAGTTGGTAATGATAGTCTGCCATCTTTAATGTTTGACGAGTCGGACAAGAGAAACATACGTGAATCACAACAATATGGACTAGTCATCTCACTATATGTGGGAAATTGCTTAATCAAAAGAATATTGGTGGACAATGGAAGCGCCTCCAACATCATGATGCTTAGCACTCTAACACAAATGGGATTGGCAGAAAGCGATATGATCAAAAAGTCGACGACACTAGTGGGGTTTAGTGGTGAAATAAAGCGCACATTGGGGGAAATCACATTGCCAACATACGCACAAGGGGTCAACTTGTTGGAAAACTTTATAATAGATGTCGACTCGACTTAA